In Salvia splendens isolate huo1 unplaced genomic scaffold, SspV2 ctg807, whole genome shotgun sequence, one DNA window encodes the following:
- the LOC121791424 gene encoding LEAF RUST 10 DISEASE-RESISTANCE LOCUS RECEPTOR-LIKE PROTEIN KINASE-like 2.3 yields MFVPKITDFGLAKLCSVDKDAVTMTAARGTIGYVAPELNCRSIGLVSHKADVYSFGMLLLEMAGVNRVLKRNKDDSTKYFPDWIYECINKGEGIGIVEEEDNNLDDENGIGKSVLEKMTIVGLWCIQMNPENRPSMNKVLEMLEGDANDLKIPEHSSHLVNEDKSRAAYSSGSVSQSNYESGSIIEISIA; encoded by the coding sequence ATGTTTGTCCCCAAGATCACCGATTTTGGGCTGGCAAAGTTATGCTCCGTAGACAAGGACGCGGTGACGATGACGGCTGCTAGAGGCACCATAGGCTATGTTGCTCCGGAACTCAACTGCAGAAGTATTGGCCTAGTGTCTCACAAGGCCGATGTGTATAGTTTCGGGATGTTGTTGTTGGAGATGGCGGGCGTAAACAGAGTGTTGAAGCGAAACAAAGATGATTCAACCAAGTATTTCCCAGATTGGATATATGAATGCATTAACAAAGGCGAGGGGATAGGAATTGTTGAAGAAGAGGACAACAATCTTGATGATGAAAATGGGATTGGAAAGAGTGTACTTGAGAAGATGACAATAGTTGGGTTGTGGTGCATACAAATGAATCCAGAAAATCGTCCATCAATGAACAAAGTGTTGGAGATGTTGGAAGGTGATGCTAATGATTTAAAGATTCCAGAGCATTCGTCTCACTTAGTGAACGAGGACAAGAGTCGGGCTGCATATTCATCTGGTTCTGTATCACAGTCAAATTATGAGAGTGGGAGTATCATTGAGATTAGTATAGCTTGA
- the LOC121791423 gene encoding probable inactive receptor kinase At2g26730 isoform X2, with product MLVHGNIKASNIFLNQQLYSCVSYFLFSNMTKTRLISTSSDVYSFGILLLQLLTRKTPAAVNLVKLVNSVKTKERAANVFDPDLLKHPSISEQMIKMLQIGIRCVANSAKKRPKISEVVEMLVDIDISSRVSPSLDSMSQEGKLVFLEDVNVGPVFEIEYLLEASAEVIGKGSFGTSYRTILDNGSIVVVKRFKDVNPTFKDFHKHVELFGRLNHMNIGRLKAYYYGRDKMLLLYDYYRQGCISSLHGKRSDGVIPLDWVTRVKVALEAARGIAHVHGQDQKLVLGNIKSSNIFINDQNHTIVAFDAGLANLISPERLPRVLDSVYCAPEVASSGEVSQASDVYSFGVVLLELFYGVSSQVFSSLPELVRYVNHTHDWPAELVDGAFLRYRDKQALAQALQMAAGCVGTVVEHRPTIFEVVKVLEEINGVDCSSVQSRLESLLENLLPMLSPVAGHQELRIEERSSRLWKRAVGVDKESLIQRRKDKCRLCTIAR from the exons ATGCTTGTCCATGGAAACATTAAGGCATCAAATATTTTTCTCAATCAACAACTATATAGTTGTGTATCATATTTCCTCTTTTCAAACATGACGAAAACTAGACTGATATCCACTTCATCAGATGTGTATAGCTTTGGAATTCTACTACTTCAACTTCTAACTAGAAAGACTCCTGCGGCTGTTAACCTAGTCAAGCTGGTTAATTCAGTTAAAACTAAAGAGAGGGCTGCTAACGTTTTTGATCCCGATCTATTGAAGCATCCTTCCATTAGTGAACAGATGATTAAAATGCTGCAAATAGGAATTAGATGTGTGGCTAATTCTGCAAAAAAGAGACCTAAAATATCTGAAGTGGTGGAGATGTTGGTGGATATTGACATATCGAGCCGAGTGAGCCCCTCTTTGGACTCAATGAGTCAAGAAGGAAAACTTGTATTTCTTGAGGATGTTAATGTTGGTCCTGTGTTTGAGATCGAGTATTTATTGGAGGCTTCTGCAGAGGTGATTGGGAAAGGATCATTCGGTACTAGTTACAGGACAATACTCGACAATGGAAGCATAGTTGTGGTGAAGAGATTTAAAGATGTGAATCCAACATTCAAGGATTTTCATAAGCATGTGGAGTTATTTGGAAGATTGAATCACATGAATATCGGTAGATTAAAGGCTTATTACTATGGAAGAGACAAAATGCTTTTGTTGTATGATTATTACCGTCAAGGCTGCATATCTTCGCTACATG GGAAAAGAAGTGATGGTGTGATACCTTTAGACTGGGTGACCAGAGTCAAAGTTGCTCTCGAAGCAGCAAGAGGCATCGCTCACGTCCACGGACAAGATCAGAAGCTCGTGCTTGGAAATATAAAATCCTCCAATATTTTCATCAACGACCAAAATCATACCATTGTGGCCTTTGATGCTGGATTGGCAAATCTGATCAGTCCTGAGAGGCTGCCACGTGTACTAGATTCAGTCTACTGTGCCCCAGAAGTAGCAAGCTCGGGGGAAGTGTCACAGGCTTCTGATGTCTATAGCTTTGGAGTTGTGCTGCTTGAACTTTTTTACGGAGTCTCATCTCAAGTTTTTTCATCGCTGCCTGAGCTGGTTCGGTACGTTAATCATACTCATGACTGGCCTGCGGAACTGGTGGATGGCGCTTTTCTGAGGTACAGAGACAAGCAGGCGCTGGCACAAGCGTTGCAGATGGCAGCGGGTTGTGTTGGCACAGTCGTGGAACATAGGCCTACGATATTTGAAGTTGTGAAGGTGTTGGAGGAAATTAATGGAGTCGATTGTTCATCTGTTCAATCAAGATTGGAATCCTTATTGGAGAATCTATTGCCCATGCTATCACC AGTTGCCGGACATCAGGAACTTCGGATAGAAGAACGGTCATCGAGACTTTGGAAGAGAGCTGTAGGAGTTGATAAAGAGAGTTTGATTCAAAGAAGAAAAG ACAAATGTAGATTGTGCACGATTGCTCGAtaa
- the LOC121791423 gene encoding probable inactive receptor kinase At2g26730 isoform X3: MLVHGNIKASNIFLNQQLYSCVSYFLFSNMTKTRLISTSSDVYSFGILLLQLLTRKTPAAVNLVKLVNSVKTKERAANVFDPDLLKHPSISEQMIKMLQIGIRCVANSAKKRPKISEVVEMLVDIDISSRVSPSLDSMSQEGKLVFLEDVNVGPVFEIEYLLEASAEVIGKGSFGTSYRTILDNGSIVVVKRFKDVNPTFKDFHKHVELFGRLNHMNIGRLKAYYYGRDKMLLLYDYYRQGCISSLHGKRSDGVIPLDWVTRVKVALEAARGIAHVHGQDQKLVLGNIKSSNIFINDQNHTIVAFDAGLANLISPERLPRVLDSVYCAPEVASSGEVSQASDVYSFGVVLLELFYGVSSQVFSSLPELVRYVNHTHDWPAELVDGAFLRYRDKQALAQALQMAAGCVGTVVEHRPTIFEVVKVLEEINGVDCSSVQSRLESLLENLLPMLSPVAGHQELRIEERSSRLWKRAVGVDKESLIQRRKVRAIGSSRL, translated from the exons ATGCTTGTCCATGGAAACATTAAGGCATCAAATATTTTTCTCAATCAACAACTATATAGTTGTGTATCATATTTCCTCTTTTCAAACATGACGAAAACTAGACTGATATCCACTTCATCAGATGTGTATAGCTTTGGAATTCTACTACTTCAACTTCTAACTAGAAAGACTCCTGCGGCTGTTAACCTAGTCAAGCTGGTTAATTCAGTTAAAACTAAAGAGAGGGCTGCTAACGTTTTTGATCCCGATCTATTGAAGCATCCTTCCATTAGTGAACAGATGATTAAAATGCTGCAAATAGGAATTAGATGTGTGGCTAATTCTGCAAAAAAGAGACCTAAAATATCTGAAGTGGTGGAGATGTTGGTGGATATTGACATATCGAGCCGAGTGAGCCCCTCTTTGGACTCAATGAGTCAAGAAGGAAAACTTGTATTTCTTGAGGATGTTAATGTTGGTCCTGTGTTTGAGATCGAGTATTTATTGGAGGCTTCTGCAGAGGTGATTGGGAAAGGATCATTCGGTACTAGTTACAGGACAATACTCGACAATGGAAGCATAGTTGTGGTGAAGAGATTTAAAGATGTGAATCCAACATTCAAGGATTTTCATAAGCATGTGGAGTTATTTGGAAGATTGAATCACATGAATATCGGTAGATTAAAGGCTTATTACTATGGAAGAGACAAAATGCTTTTGTTGTATGATTATTACCGTCAAGGCTGCATATCTTCGCTACATG GGAAAAGAAGTGATGGTGTGATACCTTTAGACTGGGTGACCAGAGTCAAAGTTGCTCTCGAAGCAGCAAGAGGCATCGCTCACGTCCACGGACAAGATCAGAAGCTCGTGCTTGGAAATATAAAATCCTCCAATATTTTCATCAACGACCAAAATCATACCATTGTGGCCTTTGATGCTGGATTGGCAAATCTGATCAGTCCTGAGAGGCTGCCACGTGTACTAGATTCAGTCTACTGTGCCCCAGAAGTAGCAAGCTCGGGGGAAGTGTCACAGGCTTCTGATGTCTATAGCTTTGGAGTTGTGCTGCTTGAACTTTTTTACGGAGTCTCATCTCAAGTTTTTTCATCGCTGCCTGAGCTGGTTCGGTACGTTAATCATACTCATGACTGGCCTGCGGAACTGGTGGATGGCGCTTTTCTGAGGTACAGAGACAAGCAGGCGCTGGCACAAGCGTTGCAGATGGCAGCGGGTTGTGTTGGCACAGTCGTGGAACATAGGCCTACGATATTTGAAGTTGTGAAGGTGTTGGAGGAAATTAATGGAGTCGATTGTTCATCTGTTCAATCAAGATTGGAATCCTTATTGGAGAATCTATTGCCCATGCTATCACC AGTTGCCGGACATCAGGAACTTCGGATAGAAGAACGGTCATCGAGACTTTGGAAGAGAGCTGTAGGAGTTGATAAAGAGAGTTTGATTCAAAGAAGAAAAG TTCGAGCAATTGGCAGTTCACGATTATAG
- the LOC121791423 gene encoding probable inactive receptor kinase At2g26730 isoform X1 produces MLVHGNIKASNIFLNQQLYSCVSYFLFSNMTKTRLISTSSDVYSFGILLLQLLTRKTPAAVNLVKLVNSVKTKERAANVFDPDLLKHPSISEQMIKMLQIGIRCVANSAKKRPKISEVVEMLVDIDISSRVSPSLDSMSQEGKLVFLEDVNVGPVFEIEYLLEASAEVIGKGSFGTSYRTILDNGSIVVVKRFKDVNPTFKDFHKHVELFGRLNHMNIGRLKAYYYGRDKMLLLYDYYRQGCISSLHGKRSDGVIPLDWVTRVKVALEAARGIAHVHGQDQKLVLGNIKSSNIFINDQNHTIVAFDAGLANLISPERLPRVLDSVYCAPEVASSGEVSQASDVYSFGVVLLELFYGVSSQVFSSLPELVRYVNHTHDWPAELVDGAFLRYRDKQALAQALQMAAGCVGTVVEHRPTIFEVVKVLEEINGVDCSSVQSRLESLLENLLPMLSPVAGHQELRIEERSSRLWKRAVGVDKESLIQRRKGRILLRVMVCVCLQLYFLVCTVILPPFTIRVLFDLSTNFMKWKEKWVK; encoded by the exons ATGCTTGTCCATGGAAACATTAAGGCATCAAATATTTTTCTCAATCAACAACTATATAGTTGTGTATCATATTTCCTCTTTTCAAACATGACGAAAACTAGACTGATATCCACTTCATCAGATGTGTATAGCTTTGGAATTCTACTACTTCAACTTCTAACTAGAAAGACTCCTGCGGCTGTTAACCTAGTCAAGCTGGTTAATTCAGTTAAAACTAAAGAGAGGGCTGCTAACGTTTTTGATCCCGATCTATTGAAGCATCCTTCCATTAGTGAACAGATGATTAAAATGCTGCAAATAGGAATTAGATGTGTGGCTAATTCTGCAAAAAAGAGACCTAAAATATCTGAAGTGGTGGAGATGTTGGTGGATATTGACATATCGAGCCGAGTGAGCCCCTCTTTGGACTCAATGAGTCAAGAAGGAAAACTTGTATTTCTTGAGGATGTTAATGTTGGTCCTGTGTTTGAGATCGAGTATTTATTGGAGGCTTCTGCAGAGGTGATTGGGAAAGGATCATTCGGTACTAGTTACAGGACAATACTCGACAATGGAAGCATAGTTGTGGTGAAGAGATTTAAAGATGTGAATCCAACATTCAAGGATTTTCATAAGCATGTGGAGTTATTTGGAAGATTGAATCACATGAATATCGGTAGATTAAAGGCTTATTACTATGGAAGAGACAAAATGCTTTTGTTGTATGATTATTACCGTCAAGGCTGCATATCTTCGCTACATG GGAAAAGAAGTGATGGTGTGATACCTTTAGACTGGGTGACCAGAGTCAAAGTTGCTCTCGAAGCAGCAAGAGGCATCGCTCACGTCCACGGACAAGATCAGAAGCTCGTGCTTGGAAATATAAAATCCTCCAATATTTTCATCAACGACCAAAATCATACCATTGTGGCCTTTGATGCTGGATTGGCAAATCTGATCAGTCCTGAGAGGCTGCCACGTGTACTAGATTCAGTCTACTGTGCCCCAGAAGTAGCAAGCTCGGGGGAAGTGTCACAGGCTTCTGATGTCTATAGCTTTGGAGTTGTGCTGCTTGAACTTTTTTACGGAGTCTCATCTCAAGTTTTTTCATCGCTGCCTGAGCTGGTTCGGTACGTTAATCATACTCATGACTGGCCTGCGGAACTGGTGGATGGCGCTTTTCTGAGGTACAGAGACAAGCAGGCGCTGGCACAAGCGTTGCAGATGGCAGCGGGTTGTGTTGGCACAGTCGTGGAACATAGGCCTACGATATTTGAAGTTGTGAAGGTGTTGGAGGAAATTAATGGAGTCGATTGTTCATCTGTTCAATCAAGATTGGAATCCTTATTGGAGAATCTATTGCCCATGCTATCACC AGTTGCCGGACATCAGGAACTTCGGATAGAAGAACGGTCATCGAGACTTTGGAAGAGAGCTGTAGGAGTTGATAAAGAGAGTTTGATTCAAAGAAGAAAAGGTAGAATTCTATTAAGAGTAATGGTCTGTGTATGTTTACAGTTATATTTTCTAGTATGTACagtaatacttcctccgttcacaataagagtcttatttgaTTTGAGCActaattttatgaaatggaAAGAGAAGTGGGTTAAATAA
- the LOC121791423 gene encoding probable inactive receptor kinase At2g26730 isoform X4 translates to MLVHGNIKASNIFLNQQLYSCVSYFLFSNMTKTRLISTSSDVYSFGILLLQLLTRKTPAAVNLVKLVNSVKTKERAANVFDPDLLKHPSISEQMIKMLQIGIRCVANSAKKRPKISEVVEMLVDIDISSRVSPSLDSMSQEGKLVFLEDVNVGPVFEIEYLLEASAEVIGKGSFGTSYRTILDNGSIVVVKRFKDVNPTFKDFHKHVELFGRLNHMNIGRLKAYYYGRDKMLLLYDYYRQGCISSLHGKRSDGVIPLDWVTRVKVALEAARGIAHVHGQDQKLVLGNIKSSNIFINDQNHTIVAFDAGLANLISPERLPRVLDSVYCAPEVASSGEVSQASDVYSFGVVLLELFYGVSSQVFSSLPELVRYVNHTHDWPAELVDGAFLRYRDKQALAQALQMAAGCVGTVVEHRPTIFEVVKVLEEINGVDCSSVQSRLESLLENLLPMLSPNFG, encoded by the exons ATGCTTGTCCATGGAAACATTAAGGCATCAAATATTTTTCTCAATCAACAACTATATAGTTGTGTATCATATTTCCTCTTTTCAAACATGACGAAAACTAGACTGATATCCACTTCATCAGATGTGTATAGCTTTGGAATTCTACTACTTCAACTTCTAACTAGAAAGACTCCTGCGGCTGTTAACCTAGTCAAGCTGGTTAATTCAGTTAAAACTAAAGAGAGGGCTGCTAACGTTTTTGATCCCGATCTATTGAAGCATCCTTCCATTAGTGAACAGATGATTAAAATGCTGCAAATAGGAATTAGATGTGTGGCTAATTCTGCAAAAAAGAGACCTAAAATATCTGAAGTGGTGGAGATGTTGGTGGATATTGACATATCGAGCCGAGTGAGCCCCTCTTTGGACTCAATGAGTCAAGAAGGAAAACTTGTATTTCTTGAGGATGTTAATGTTGGTCCTGTGTTTGAGATCGAGTATTTATTGGAGGCTTCTGCAGAGGTGATTGGGAAAGGATCATTCGGTACTAGTTACAGGACAATACTCGACAATGGAAGCATAGTTGTGGTGAAGAGATTTAAAGATGTGAATCCAACATTCAAGGATTTTCATAAGCATGTGGAGTTATTTGGAAGATTGAATCACATGAATATCGGTAGATTAAAGGCTTATTACTATGGAAGAGACAAAATGCTTTTGTTGTATGATTATTACCGTCAAGGCTGCATATCTTCGCTACATG GGAAAAGAAGTGATGGTGTGATACCTTTAGACTGGGTGACCAGAGTCAAAGTTGCTCTCGAAGCAGCAAGAGGCATCGCTCACGTCCACGGACAAGATCAGAAGCTCGTGCTTGGAAATATAAAATCCTCCAATATTTTCATCAACGACCAAAATCATACCATTGTGGCCTTTGATGCTGGATTGGCAAATCTGATCAGTCCTGAGAGGCTGCCACGTGTACTAGATTCAGTCTACTGTGCCCCAGAAGTAGCAAGCTCGGGGGAAGTGTCACAGGCTTCTGATGTCTATAGCTTTGGAGTTGTGCTGCTTGAACTTTTTTACGGAGTCTCATCTCAAGTTTTTTCATCGCTGCCTGAGCTGGTTCGGTACGTTAATCATACTCATGACTGGCCTGCGGAACTGGTGGATGGCGCTTTTCTGAGGTACAGAGACAAGCAGGCGCTGGCACAAGCGTTGCAGATGGCAGCGGGTTGTGTTGGCACAGTCGTGGAACATAGGCCTACGATATTTGAAGTTGTGAAGGTGTTGGAGGAAATTAATGGAGTCGATTGTTCATCTGTTCAATCAAGATTGGAATCCTTATTGGAGAATCTATTGCCCATGCTATCACC GAACTTCGGATAG